From one Geoalkalibacter halelectricus genomic stretch:
- the lpxB gene encoding lipid-A-disaccharide synthase, whose amino-acid sequence MANQEQPQGRRALIVTGEASGDLHGANLIQAAREIDPGLSFFGVGGRRMEQQGCEILFRGEELAVVGLVEVAAHFPAIYHAFKQLERILRSDRRPDVLILIDFPEFNLRLAAKAKAAGIPVLYYVSPQVWAWRRGRVRTIAQRVDRLAAIFPFEPQLYEGLDIDVEYVGHPLVADLKLTAERDVYLLRHGLDPQRPVVGLFPGSRRSELKYIFDTIADTARLLRQKRPQVQFLLPVASSLKLSNFHERLLGTGLEIKMVRDNIYDTARACDAVVSVSGTVTLQIALVETPLAILYQMNPLTYAVGKRLVKVPHIGLVNIVAGKSVVREFIQEDAKPEAIGAEVLRMLEERSYRDRIVADLREVRRLLGEGGCSEKVARMASEMSRGQTRRGATA is encoded by the coding sequence ATGGCGAATCAGGAACAGCCACAGGGGCGCCGTGCCCTGATCGTCACCGGCGAGGCCAGTGGCGATCTGCACGGCGCCAATCTCATTCAGGCCGCGCGCGAGATTGATCCCGGCTTGAGTTTTTTCGGTGTCGGTGGGCGGCGCATGGAACAGCAGGGTTGCGAGATTTTGTTTCGCGGCGAGGAATTGGCCGTGGTCGGTCTGGTCGAGGTGGCGGCCCATTTTCCCGCCATTTATCACGCCTTCAAGCAGCTTGAGCGGATTTTGCGAAGCGATCGGCGACCCGATGTCCTGATCCTCATCGATTTTCCCGAGTTCAACCTGCGACTTGCAGCCAAGGCCAAGGCGGCCGGAATCCCGGTCTTGTATTACGTCAGTCCTCAAGTTTGGGCCTGGCGACGGGGGCGCGTAAGGACCATTGCGCAGCGCGTGGATCGCCTGGCCGCCATTTTCCCCTTCGAGCCGCAATTGTACGAGGGCCTCGACATCGATGTGGAATACGTCGGCCACCCGCTGGTCGCGGATTTGAAACTGACCGCCGAGCGCGACGTCTACCTACTTCGCCACGGCCTCGATCCCCAGCGGCCGGTGGTCGGTCTGTTTCCCGGCAGCCGGCGCAGCGAATTAAAGTACATCTTCGACACCATTGCCGACACCGCGCGCCTGCTGCGGCAGAAGCGCCCGCAGGTTCAATTTCTGCTGCCGGTGGCCTCCTCCCTCAAGCTTTCAAATTTTCACGAGCGGCTGTTGGGCACGGGTCTGGAAATCAAGATGGTGCGGGACAACATCTACGACACCGCCCGCGCCTGCGATGCCGTAGTCAGCGTGTCGGGCACCGTCACCCTGCAGATCGCCTTGGTGGAGACGCCTCTGGCCATTCTTTATCAGATGAACCCTCTGACATATGCCGTCGGCAAGCGTCTGGTCAAGGTGCCGCACATCGGTCTGGTCAACATCGTGGCGGGCAAGTCCGTGGTGCGCGAATTTATTCAGGAGGACGCCAAGCCCGAGGCGATCGGCGCGGAGGTTTTGCGGATGCTTGAGGAGCGCTCCTATCGCGACCGCATCGTCGCGGATCTGCGCGAAGTGCGTCGCCTGTTGGGCGAAGGGGGCTGTTCGGAGAAGGTGGCGCGCATGGCTTCGGAGATGAGTCGCGGCCAGACGCGGCGAGGCGCGACGGCATGA
- the msbA gene encoding lipid A export permease/ATP-binding protein MsbA produces MRNRGVEIYRRLFAYAWPYRRRIALAMAASLGIAASDALLAKQVQPFMDRVIVAGDWEMARLVPLFIIGIFTFKGASRYIQEFFIQTSGQLVMQDLRNDLYGHSVSLSMGYFSRTQAGTLMSRVLNDVGVMQGAVADVLVIILRESVTLVALTGVAFYMDWKLAALAFVVIPTSILPVVAIGRKIKAYSRRGQGAIGMVTTRLEQTFSGIKVIKGFGTEAREKEKFRQENFNYYRFVRKIFKYGALASPLLEIITSIGLAAVLWFGLTRIEAGTMTQGELFSVIAAIMLMYTPVKRLTRVHHQMQQALGAAERVFEVLETPRDVQDRSGALSLPRVRGEVAFERVGFAYDENPVVRDLSFTADPGDVVALVGPSGAGKTTVVGLVARFYDVTAGAVRIDGHDVRDVTLDSLRANLALVDQETFLFHETIADNIRYGRPEATDAEVEEAARQAFADEFINQLPEGYQTVIGDRGVRLSGGQRQRLCIARAILRNAPILILDEATSALDTESEAMVQKALTNLMQGRTTLVIAHRLSTIMHADKILVLDEGRLVAMGTHQQLLEEGGLYRKLYDMQFQEKG; encoded by the coding sequence ATGAGAAATCGCGGAGTTGAAATTTACCGCCGACTCTTTGCCTACGCCTGGCCTTATCGTCGGCGGATCGCTTTGGCCATGGCGGCCTCCTTGGGCATTGCCGCCTCCGACGCGCTTCTCGCCAAGCAGGTACAGCCCTTCATGGATCGGGTGATCGTCGCCGGGGACTGGGAGATGGCGCGGCTGGTGCCTTTGTTCATCATCGGTATTTTTACCTTCAAGGGGGCGTCGCGATATATTCAGGAATTTTTTATCCAAACGTCCGGCCAGTTGGTGATGCAGGATCTGCGCAACGATCTCTACGGTCATTCGGTGTCGCTTTCCATGGGCTATTTTTCCCGCACCCAGGCCGGCACCCTGATGTCGCGCGTGCTCAACGACGTAGGCGTCATGCAGGGTGCGGTGGCCGACGTTCTGGTCATCATTCTGCGCGAAAGCGTGACCTTGGTGGCTTTGACCGGCGTGGCTTTTTACATGGATTGGAAATTGGCGGCCCTGGCTTTCGTGGTCATTCCCACATCCATTCTGCCGGTGGTCGCCATCGGGCGAAAGATCAAGGCTTACTCGCGGCGCGGACAGGGGGCCATCGGGATGGTGACCACCCGGCTGGAACAGACCTTTTCCGGAATCAAGGTTATCAAGGGCTTCGGCACCGAAGCCCGCGAAAAGGAAAAGTTCCGTCAGGAAAATTTCAACTATTACCGATTTGTCCGCAAAATTTTTAAATACGGCGCGCTTGCCTCGCCGCTGCTCGAAATCATCACTTCGATCGGCCTGGCGGCCGTTTTGTGGTTCGGCCTGACCCGCATCGAAGCCGGAACCATGACGCAGGGCGAGTTGTTTTCCGTGATCGCGGCCATCATGCTCATGTACACACCCGTCAAGAGGCTCACGCGCGTGCATCACCAGATGCAGCAAGCCTTGGGTGCCGCCGAGCGGGTGTTCGAAGTTCTGGAAACGCCGCGCGACGTTCAGGATCGCTCCGGCGCGCTGTCTCTGCCGCGGGTGCGGGGCGAAGTCGCATTTGAGCGGGTCGGTTTTGCTTACGATGAGAATCCGGTGGTGCGTGACTTGAGTTTTACCGCCGATCCCGGTGATGTGGTTGCCCTGGTCGGCCCCAGCGGCGCTGGAAAGACGACGGTTGTGGGCTTGGTGGCGCGCTTTTACGATGTGACCGCGGGGGCGGTGCGCATCGACGGCCACGACGTACGCGACGTCACCCTCGACAGCCTGCGCGCCAACCTGGCCCTGGTCGATCAGGAAACCTTCCTTTTTCATGAAACCATCGCCGACAACATCCGCTACGGCCGACCCGAGGCCACGGACGCCGAAGTGGAGGAGGCCGCCCGGCAGGCCTTTGCCGATGAGTTCATCAACCAGCTTCCCGAGGGTTACCAGACGGTCATCGGCGATCGCGGTGTGCGTCTCTCCGGAGGGCAGCGGCAGCGGCTTTGCATCGCTCGCGCCATCCTTCGCAATGCGCCCATTCTGATTCTCGACGAGGCGACCAGCGCGCTGGATACGGAAAGCGAGGCCATGGTGCAAAAGGCCCTGACCAATCTCATGCAGGGACGTACCACCCTGGTGATCGCCCACCGCCTGAGCACCATCATGCACGCCGACAAAATACTGGTTCTGGACGAGGGACGCCTGGTCGCCATGGGCACCCATCAGCAGTTGCTCGAAGAGGGCGGGCTGTATCGCAAGCTCTACGACATGCAGTTTCAGGAGAAGGGATGA
- a CDS encoding lysophospholipid acyltransferase family protein, translating to MSRESLPLSDRLLIAMVPWVASIIIRVLYRLMRIEILGEERVKAIWQKGEHFIFPFWHEQLLLMIKCYRGPGAKILISSSKDGELIARTMELFGQGTVRGSSSRGGAAALRSLVQAGKEPFDLGITPDGPRGPRREIKEGIVHLARLTGRGVVPLAFVCSRGYRFSSWDRFLLPYPFSRGVYSFGEPVLYQKGEDPEAFRARLQQAMDDNEKRAIARLEELGVSAV from the coding sequence ATGAGTCGGGAGTCTTTGCCTTTGTCCGATCGTTTGTTGATCGCGATGGTGCCCTGGGTCGCCTCGATCATCATCCGGGTTCTGTATCGCCTGATGCGCATTGAAATTCTCGGTGAAGAGCGCGTAAAGGCGATTTGGCAAAAGGGTGAGCACTTCATCTTTCCCTTTTGGCATGAACAATTGCTGCTCATGATCAAGTGCTACCGCGGCCCTGGGGCGAAGATTCTCATCAGCTCTTCCAAGGACGGCGAACTGATCGCCCGCACCATGGAACTGTTCGGCCAGGGCACGGTGCGCGGTTCTTCCAGTCGCGGGGGGGCGGCGGCGTTGCGCTCCCTGGTGCAGGCAGGCAAGGAGCCCTTTGATCTCGGCATTACGCCGGATGGGCCGCGCGGGCCGCGGCGCGAAATCAAGGAAGGCATCGTGCATCTCGCCCGACTGACCGGCCGCGGTGTAGTGCCGCTGGCCTTTGTCTGTAGCCGCGGCTATCGATTTTCCTCTTGGGATCGCTTTCTGTTGCCCTATCCGTTTTCCCGCGGAGTTTATTCTTTCGGTGAGCCTGTGCTATACCAGAAGGGCGAAGATCCGGAAGCTTTTCGTGCGCGGCTGCAACAGGCCATGGACGATAATGAAAAGCGGGCCATCGCCCGTCTGGAGGAACTGGGTGTTTCTGCTGTATGA